The following are encoded together in the Brassica napus cultivar Da-Ae chromosome A9, Da-Ae, whole genome shotgun sequence genome:
- the BNAA09G43360D gene encoding uncharacterized protein BNAA09G43360D — MHYHGCCCGRCGVSTSPLPVIVMITVALVLLALSSAVKFEVSLSSGEDMLSWLLLAAVPLALLFALRCFSCLETAKRSVYYCPCGRWKCVCYY; from the coding sequence ATGCATTACCACGGGTGCTGTTGCGGACGGTGCGGAGTATCCACGTCGCCGTTGCCGGTAATAGTCATGATCACGGTGGCGCTCGTCCTCTTGGCGCTTTCCTCCGCCGTAAAATTTGAGGTTTCCCTCTCCTCAGGCGAAGATATGCTGAGCTGGCTCCTCCTAGCTGCGGTTCCATTGGCTCTACTCTTTGCCCTGCGATGTTTCTCTTGCCTTGAAACGGCGAAGCGATCCGTCTACTACTGTCCATGCGGGCGCTGGAAATGCGTTTGCTACTACTAG
- the LOC106368814 gene encoding ER lumen protein-retaining receptor erd-2.2 encodes MRTTKSPIHAVSTWVRRQPPKVKVFLAVASGITALVLLKFIVHDHDNLFVAAESVHSIGISLLIYKLTKEKTCAGLSLKSQELTATFLAVRLYCSLVMEYDIHTILDLATLAATLWVIFMIRFKLKASYMVDKDTLPLYYVLVPCAVLAVLIHPSTSHNILNRISWAFCVYLEAVSVLPQLRVMQNTKIVEPFTAHYVFALGVARFLSCAHWVLQLVDTRGHLLVALGYGLWPSMFLISEVVQTFILADFCYYYVKSVFGGQLVLRLPSGVV; translated from the exons ATGAGGACGACCAAGTCTCCGATCCACGCCGTGTCGACATGGGTGAGGAGACAGCCTCCAAAGGTAAAAGTTTTCCTTGCAGTTGCGTCGGGCATAACGGCTCTTGTTCTGCTGAAGTTCATCGTTCACGATCACGACAATCTTTTCGTCGCAGCCGAATCTGTTCATTCCATTGGAATCTCTCTTCTTATCTATAAACTCACCAAGGAAAAGACTTGTGCTG GATTATCATTGAAATCACAGGAGCTAACAGCTACATTTCTAGCTGTGAGGCTTTACTGCAGCTTGGTTATGGAATACGACATACATACCATTCTTGACTTGGCTACTTTGGCTGCGACACTATGGGTTATttttatgatccgttttaagtTAAAAGCTAGTTACATGGTGGACAAAGACACCCTTCCTCTTTATTATGTC cTTGTGCCCTGTGCTGTGTTAGCTGTGTTGATCCATCCATCAACTTCACATAATATATTGAATAGAATATCCTGGGCATTCTGTGTCTACCTGGAAGCTGTTTCAGTACTGCCACAGCTGAGAGTGATGCAGAACACCAAG ATTGTGGAACCCTTCACGGCTCACTATGTTTTTGCACTAGGAGTAGCGAGATTCCTTAGCTGTGCGCACTGGGTCTTACAG TTAGTGGACACCCGGGGACACCTGCTAGTAGCACTGGGATACGGACTATGGCCATCGATGTTCTTAATCTCAGAAGTCGTGCAAACATTCATCTTGGCAGACTTCTGTTACTACTACGTTAAAAG TGTTTTCGGAGGCCAGCTTGTTCTCCGGCTCCCCTCTGGAgttgtgtaa